The following are encoded together in the Pungitius pungitius chromosome 7, fPunPun2.1, whole genome shotgun sequence genome:
- the impact gene encoding protein IMPACT isoform X2, with protein sequence MFLVVGHMADVTHPEDASDLQDQIEEVEALSSIYGDEWCVIDEASRIFCIRISDDLEEPKLTVCLQIILPPDYPSAAPPIYQINAAWLRGLERTELASGLEDLYAGHAGESILHLWVERVREFLVDKSRRSETEEASEEPLQGNVTAEEEDDEDVPDLRTLKLNTEPSHLFVDHSNDVEIPPIKHGTTITDRRSTFQPHLAPVVTPKQVKLFLGKLYENKKISGATHNIYAYRIYCEEKNRFLQDCEDDGETAAGGRLLHLLQILDVRNVAVVVSRWYGGILLGPDRFKHINNCARNLLVEEGYAVSPSDEAAKKTKRPKSKK encoded by the exons ATGTTTCTAGTAGTTGGACACATGGCTGACGTCACACATCCGGAGGATGCATCAGACCTTCAGGATCAA AtcgaggaggtggaggctctGTCCTCCATCTACGGAGACGAGTGGTGCGTCATCGACGAGGCCTCCAGGATATTCTGCATCAGAATATCTGACGACCTGGAGGAGCCAAAGCTGACCGTGTGTTTGCAG ATAATTCTCCCACCTGATTACCCGAGTGCCGCTCCGCCCATCTACCAGATCAA CGCGGCGTGGCTGCGAGGCCTCGAGAGGACGGAGCTGGCGAGCGGCCTGGAGGACCTCTACGC GGGCCACGCGGGGGAGAGCATCCTCCACCTGTGGGTGGAGAGGGTTCGAGAGTTCCTCGTGGACAAATCCCGGCGCTCCGAGACGG AGGAAGCTTCAGAGGAACCTCTGCAAGGGAACGTCACggctgaagaggaagatgatgaagacgtACCAGACCTCAGGACTCTGAAGCTCAACACAGAACCTTCACATCTCTTCGTGGATCATTCAAACG ATGTAGAGATTCCTCCTATCAAACATGGAACCACCATCACAGACCGACGCAGCACCTTCCAGCCTCATTTAGCCCCCGTGGTGACTCCCAAacag GTCAAACTGTTCCTGGGGAAGCTATACGAGAACAAGAAGATCTCAGGGGCCACGCACAACATTTATGCTTACAG GATTTACTGTGAGGAGAAGAACCGGTTCCTGCAGGACTGTGAGGACGACGGGGAGACAGCAGCTGGGGGGCGGCTtctccacctgctgcag atccTGGACGTGCGGAACGTGGCGGTGGTCGTGTCCCGGTGGTACGGAGGCATCTTGTTGGGTCCGGACCGCTTCAAGCACATCAACAACTGTGCCAGGAACctcctggtggaggaggggtaCGCCGTGAGCCCCTCG GATGAAGCCGCCAAAAAGACCAAGAGGCCAAAAAgcaagaagtaa
- the impact gene encoding protein IMPACT isoform X3 — translation MADVTHPEDASDLQDQIEEVEALSSIYGDEWCVIDEASRIFCIRISDDLEEPKLTVCLQIILPPDYPSAAPPIYQINAAWLRGLERTELASGLEDLYAGHAGESILHLWVERVREFLVDKSRRSETEEASEEPLQGNVTAEEEDDEDVPDLRTLKLNTEPSHLFVDHSNDVEIPPIKHGTTITDRRSTFQPHLAPVVTPKQVKLFLGKLYENKKISGATHNIYAYRIYCEEKNRFLQDCEDDGETAAGGRLLHLLQILDVRNVAVVVSRWYGGILLGPDRFKHINNCARNLLVEEGYAVSPSVRDPQDEAAKKTKRPKSKK, via the exons ATGGCTGACGTCACACATCCGGAGGATGCATCAGACCTTCAGGATCAA AtcgaggaggtggaggctctGTCCTCCATCTACGGAGACGAGTGGTGCGTCATCGACGAGGCCTCCAGGATATTCTGCATCAGAATATCTGACGACCTGGAGGAGCCAAAGCTGACCGTGTGTTTGCAG ATAATTCTCCCACCTGATTACCCGAGTGCCGCTCCGCCCATCTACCAGATCAA CGCGGCGTGGCTGCGAGGCCTCGAGAGGACGGAGCTGGCGAGCGGCCTGGAGGACCTCTACGC GGGCCACGCGGGGGAGAGCATCCTCCACCTGTGGGTGGAGAGGGTTCGAGAGTTCCTCGTGGACAAATCCCGGCGCTCCGAGACGG AGGAAGCTTCAGAGGAACCTCTGCAAGGGAACGTCACggctgaagaggaagatgatgaagacgtACCAGACCTCAGGACTCTGAAGCTCAACACAGAACCTTCACATCTCTTCGTGGATCATTCAAACG ATGTAGAGATTCCTCCTATCAAACATGGAACCACCATCACAGACCGACGCAGCACCTTCCAGCCTCATTTAGCCCCCGTGGTGACTCCCAAacag GTCAAACTGTTCCTGGGGAAGCTATACGAGAACAAGAAGATCTCAGGGGCCACGCACAACATTTATGCTTACAG GATTTACTGTGAGGAGAAGAACCGGTTCCTGCAGGACTGTGAGGACGACGGGGAGACAGCAGCTGGGGGGCGGCTtctccacctgctgcag atccTGGACGTGCGGAACGTGGCGGTGGTCGTGTCCCGGTGGTACGGAGGCATCTTGTTGGGTCCGGACCGCTTCAAGCACATCAACAACTGTGCCAGGAACctcctggtggaggaggggtaCGCCGTGAGCCCCTCGGTGAGAGACCCCCAG GATGAAGCCGCCAAAAAGACCAAGAGGCCAAAAAgcaagaagtaa
- the impact gene encoding protein IMPACT isoform X1 yields the protein MFLVVGHMADVTHPEDASDLQDQIEEVEALSSIYGDEWCVIDEASRIFCIRISDDLEEPKLTVCLQIILPPDYPSAAPPIYQINAAWLRGLERTELASGLEDLYAGHAGESILHLWVERVREFLVDKSRRSETEEASEEPLQGNVTAEEEDDEDVPDLRTLKLNTEPSHLFVDHSNDVEIPPIKHGTTITDRRSTFQPHLAPVVTPKQVKLFLGKLYENKKISGATHNIYAYRIYCEEKNRFLQDCEDDGETAAGGRLLHLLQILDVRNVAVVVSRWYGGILLGPDRFKHINNCARNLLVEEGYAVSPSVRDPQDEAAKKTKRPKSKK from the exons ATGTTTCTAGTAGTTGGACACATGGCTGACGTCACACATCCGGAGGATGCATCAGACCTTCAGGATCAA AtcgaggaggtggaggctctGTCCTCCATCTACGGAGACGAGTGGTGCGTCATCGACGAGGCCTCCAGGATATTCTGCATCAGAATATCTGACGACCTGGAGGAGCCAAAGCTGACCGTGTGTTTGCAG ATAATTCTCCCACCTGATTACCCGAGTGCCGCTCCGCCCATCTACCAGATCAA CGCGGCGTGGCTGCGAGGCCTCGAGAGGACGGAGCTGGCGAGCGGCCTGGAGGACCTCTACGC GGGCCACGCGGGGGAGAGCATCCTCCACCTGTGGGTGGAGAGGGTTCGAGAGTTCCTCGTGGACAAATCCCGGCGCTCCGAGACGG AGGAAGCTTCAGAGGAACCTCTGCAAGGGAACGTCACggctgaagaggaagatgatgaagacgtACCAGACCTCAGGACTCTGAAGCTCAACACAGAACCTTCACATCTCTTCGTGGATCATTCAAACG ATGTAGAGATTCCTCCTATCAAACATGGAACCACCATCACAGACCGACGCAGCACCTTCCAGCCTCATTTAGCCCCCGTGGTGACTCCCAAacag GTCAAACTGTTCCTGGGGAAGCTATACGAGAACAAGAAGATCTCAGGGGCCACGCACAACATTTATGCTTACAG GATTTACTGTGAGGAGAAGAACCGGTTCCTGCAGGACTGTGAGGACGACGGGGAGACAGCAGCTGGGGGGCGGCTtctccacctgctgcag atccTGGACGTGCGGAACGTGGCGGTGGTCGTGTCCCGGTGGTACGGAGGCATCTTGTTGGGTCCGGACCGCTTCAAGCACATCAACAACTGTGCCAGGAACctcctggtggaggaggggtaCGCCGTGAGCCCCTCGGTGAGAGACCCCCAG GATGAAGCCGCCAAAAAGACCAAGAGGCCAAAAAgcaagaagtaa